Part of the Variovorax sp. PAMC 28711 genome is shown below.
ACGCGCGAAAAGGTCGCGCTGGTCGGCATGCGCGTGAACGCGCGCACGCTGGCGTCCGACCGGTTGCACGAGTTCGTCGCCACGCTCGGCGTGCCGGTGCTGGGCGATCTGCGCGACACGCAGAACTATGTTCAGCTCGCTGCGCGCGGGCTCACGTTGTTCGACGTGGCGCCGGCCCGGGTCGAACGTGACCTGTCGCAATGGGAACCCCTTTGCGAGTGGCTCGAGGGGTAGAGTCTCGCGCATGAAAAAAACATTCCAGACCCTCGGAGACTTGGCCGCTTGTGTCGGGCAGGACGTCGCGACCAGCGACTGGATCACCGTCACGCAGGCGCAGGTGAACCAGTTCGCCGAAGCCACGGGCGATCACCAGTGGATTCACGTCGACGTGGAGCGCGCCACGGCGGGGCCGTTCGGCGCTCCCATCGCGCACGGCTTTCTCACGCTGTCGTTGCTCCCGAAAATTTTTGAAGGCGCCGTGGAAGTGGTCGAGTCGCGCATGGGCGTGAACTACGGGCTCAATCGTGTGCGCTTCATGTCGCCGGTGCCGGTCGGTTCACGTCTGCGCGGCCACATCAAATTGCTGAGTAGCGAGCCCGTCGCGAACGACGGCGTTCAGATGGTCTGGGAGACCACCATCGAACTCGAAGGAGCGCCCAAGCCGGCATGCATCGCCGAATCGGTGGTACGACGCTATCCCTGAGCGACAACGATCGCGCGCAAAAAAGCCGCCTGTTGGTTCAGGCGGCTTTTTGCTTTTGAGAGGCGCCACGTGCTTACATGCGGCGGTCTGTCACTTCCCCATAGGTGGCGGCGCCCATTGCGGTGATGGCCACGGCGCTGGCACGAACCGTTGCCCGGTCATTGGCGTTGGTGACAGCCTTCACTCCGGTACCGCCATTGGTGATCGGAACTGCGTTGCGAGCGTCGGCCTGAACCGTGGCGCGCGACTGGGTCGATTGAAACGGTTGCGGCGGCAGCGGGTTCTGTTCGCCCTGGAACGCGTGTGCGCCCATGGTGGCGAAGCCCGAAAAGGCGGCAATGGCAATCAGCTTGGTGTTCATGATGGAAGGTTCCTTGAAGCAGTGATGGGAAAGCGATGACTTCAATTTAGGCCATTGGGATCGAAAGAAAAACCATATAGTCTGAAATTGAACGTTCCAGTAATTGCAACAATCGCGAGAAAAAGAATGGATAGATTGCTATCGATGCGCGTATTCCAGCGTGTCATCGACGACGGTGGCTTCGCCGCCGCCGCCCGCTCACTCGAGTTGTCGCCCGCTGCGGTGACGCGCCTGATCGGCGACCTCGAAAGCCACCTCGGCGCGCGCCTGGTCCAGCGCACGACCCGCAAGATCAGCCTCACCGACGCCGGCCAGCGTTATCTCGAAAGCGTGCGCGGCATCCTGCGTGAAATCGATGATGCCGAGGCCGCTGCGGTGGCCAGCACCCGCGAGCTGCAGGGCACGCTGCACATCCTGTCCACGCCCGTGCTCGCCACGCACCTGCTCGCGCCGCGCATCGCGCGCTGGCGTGAAATGCATCCGGGCGTGACGCTGGACATCGTGGTCGACCCGTTTCCGCAGCACCGCGTCGAGGCCTTCGATGTGAGCTTTCTGTTGCTGGAAGACGGAATCGACCTGAACGTGGTCGCGCGGCCGCTGGCCCACACCGACCTGATCGTCTGCGCGTCGCCCAGATACGTGAAGCGCGCCGGCACGCCGCTGCGGCCAGAAGACCTGGCGAACCATCAGTACCTCAAATTTCCCTGGCAGCAGTCGACCGGCCACAGCGCGCGGCGCTTTCGCCTGCAGTCGCGCGACGGCAGCGAGGCGACGGTCGAGATCGACATGCCGGTGGCGGTGCAGTCGGCCAGCTTCGACGTGCTGTATCGCGCGACGCTGGAAGGCGCGGGCGTCGCTGCGCTGTCGACCGCGTTGGTGGCGCCGCACATCGAGAGCGGCGCGCTGGTGCATCTGTTGCCCGACTGGATCTTCGGGCGCTTCACCATCTACGCCGCGCTGCCGAGCCGCAAGCTGCTGCCGGCGCGCACCCGGGCGTTTCTGGACTTTTTATCGGCGCCGGCGCCGGCGCCTGCGCGGCGCGCGCCCGCCCCGTCGACACCCAATTCGAACCGGACAGGGGGATAGCGAAGTCAGGCGAAGTCGATTTGCCTCCAGGCCTCGAACACCGTCACCGCGACCGCATTCGACAGGTTCAGGCTGCGCTGGCCTTCGCGCATAGGCAGGCGCAGACGCTGCGGACCGGGAAAGCGATCCCGCAGGGCCGGGTCGAGCCCCCGCGTTTCCGACCCGAACACCAGCCAGTCGCCGGCCGCGAACGCCACTTCGTGCACGGTGCGCGTGCCACGCGTCGTCATCGCAAAGAGCCGATCGGGCGGCGGCGATTCGGTGGTGAGCAGTGCGCCCCAGCCGGCGTGGCGGCGCACCTCGGCGTACTCGTGATAGTCGAGCCCGGCGCGCCGCAGCAGGCGGTCGTCCATCGAGAATCCCAGCGGTTCGACCAGGTGCAGCATGCAGCCGGTGTTGGCCGCGAGCCGGATCACATTGCCGGTGTTGGGTGGAATTTCGGGTTCGACGAGGACGATATGGAACATGCGACCGATTGTCGCGGGGCGGGCCGACCGCTCAGCCGGGCAACGGCGTGCGCGCCAGCACGACAGCGGTGATGTGCGTCGCGCCGGCGGCGCGCAGCACCTGCGCCGCCGAAAACAGCGAAGCGCCGCTGGTCATCACGTCGTCCACGAGCACGATGCGTCGGTCGCGCACCGCCTCGGCGCGCAGGGGTTCCAGCGCGAACGCGCCGCGCAGGTTGCGCAGGCGCTCGGCGCGGGTGAGATCGCTCTGTGCCGGCGTTTCGCGGGTGCGCAGCAGGAGGCGTGCGTCGGTCTTGCCGGGCGAGAGGCGTCGCGCCAATTCCAGCGCCTGGTTGAAGCCGCGTTCGCGCAGCCGCTCGCGCGACAGCGGCATCGGCAGCACGAGGTCGCAGCGTTCGAGCGCAGGCTCGACCCAGGGGGCGCTGCGCATCAGGGTGGCGAGCGGGCCGGCCCAACCCGGTTCGGCACGAAACTTGAACTGCGCGATGCAGTCCGGCCAGGGCCACGCGTAAGCGCAGGCGGCCAGGCAGGCGTCGAGCGGCGGCGCTTGTCGCACGCACTCGCCGCAGCACAGGACGCCCGGCGGCACGGGCAATGCGCAGGTGCCGCAGCGGTCGGTCGGTGGCGCGAACCGGCTCACGCAGGCATCGCACACCGGCCGCGAAGGCCACGCGCGGCAGACGACGCACTGGCTGGGCAAGTGCGCGAGCCAGGCGGCGAAAGGCCGGTTGATCCAGAGGCGAAGCATCGCTCAATATACTGGCCGCCCCATGCCGACCGACCGCCGACCGTGACCCAGCGCCCGCCCACCATCGATCCCGCAGCCGCTGCACGGTGGGCCCGCGCAGCGCCCGCCGACGGCTCGCCTTGGCTGCACGAGGAAATCGGGCGGCGCATGGAAGACCGGCTGCAGTGGATCACCGCCGAGCCCGCGAGTTGGGCCGACTGGGCACCCCTGCGCGGCGGTCTCGTCGCGCATGCGATGGTGGCGCGTCGCTATCCCAGAGCCACGACATTCGTCGTCGAGCCTGATGCCGCGCTGGCCGACCGCACCACCGCCCGGCTGGCCGCGCCGTGGTGGAGCGCGCGGCGTTGGCAAGGCGGCAACGCCCGTTTCGACGCGCTGCCGGATGACGGCGTCGACTTGCTCTGGGCCAACATGGCGCTGCACATGGCGGCCGACCCCGAAGCGCTGATTGCGCAGTGGCACCGGTCGGTCGCGGTCGACGGCTTTCTCATGTTTTCTTGCCTGGGCCCCGATACGGTGCGTGAGCTGCGCGACCTGTACGCACGGCACGGCTGGCCGCCCGCCGGCCATGCGTTCACCGACATGCACGACTGGGGCGACATGCTGGTAGGCGCGGGCTTCGCCGAACCGATCATGGACATGGAGCGCATCGTGCTGACCTGGGCCACGCCCGAGGCGGCGCTGGCGGAACTGCGCACGCTGGGCCGCAACCTGCATCCTGCGCGCTTTGCGCAGTTGCGCGGAAAGGGCTGGCGCGGCCGGCTCGGCACGGCGCTCGGCGAACTCGAAGGCCATGGCGACAACGCCGGCCGGATCACGCTCACCTTCGAAATCATCTACGGCCACGCCTTCAAGCCGAGCCCGCGTGTCGCCTTGTCGCCACAGAGTGCGGTCTCCCTGCGCGACATGCGCGCCATGCTCCACAGAGGCCGTTAGCCTGGGGGGATGGGCGAATCCCTCCGCTACAATCCGCCGTTGCGCGAACTCACGGGAATTGTCCTGTGAACGAGGCTTGTCGGACACGGTCCGATGCGCTTCGGTGCACCGATTTGCCGAACTCGCCTGTGTCGAATTCCGTGTTTCGTTTTGCCACCGTTTCGGGCCAGAGCATCCACTGGTTCCTGAAGCGTAATTGCTCGGTCACGCCGAGCCAGCTGGTCTGGCTCTATGCGTCGCTGTGTGTCGTGTCGTTGGGCATCGGAACCGTTTTCTGGCTCAACGGTGCGCCGCTGGTGTTGCCGTTTGCGTGGCTCGAACTGGCGGCTGTCGGATTTGCTTTCATGCTGTATGCGCGGCACGCCACGGATGGCGAAAAGATTGCGCTGCAGGGTGGTCGGCTGGTGGTCGAACTTGAAAACGGCGGCCACTACGAACGCGCGGAGTTTTTGCCGCATCAGGTACGGATCGAGCCGCAGGACGGCGACCGGTCCCTGATCGAAGTGTCGGGTCAGGGTCGTTCGGTCAAGGTCGGGCGCTACGTGCGCCCCGAGCTGCGGGCAGCGCTGGCGCGAGAAATTCGCATGGCGTTGCGCGGCGCCTGAGGAGACAAGCTCGCGCAAGCGGGTGGCCGGCGGGCGGGCGACCAAGGGTTAACTGGTTTAGAAGAAGTGAACACGATGAAGAGCATTTGGCGGAACATTCACAGGCCGGCGAATCTGCTGCTGGCGGCCAGCGCAGTTTTCAGCGGCGCGGCGCATGCAGTCAACGATCTGGCTGGCGGGCCGTCGGTGCGCCAGCTCAACATGCCTGTCGGCGTCACGAAGATCGCGCAGGAGCAGCATTTCCTGCACACCGTGATGATGATCCTGTGCACCGTGATCTTCATCGCCGTATTCGCGGTCATGTTCTATTCGATCTGGAAGCACCGCAAGTCGGTGGGCCACAAGGCTGCCAACTTCCATGAGTCGGTAGTGGTCGAGGTCATCTGGACCATCGTGCCGTTCCTTATCGTCATCGTGATGGCGCTGCCCGCCACCAAGGTCCTGGTCGCGCAAAAAGACACGACCAACGCCGACCTCACCATCAAGGCGACCGGCTACCAGTGGAAATGGGGCTACGACTACCTCAAGGGCGAGGGCGAAGGGCTGGGCTTCGTGTCGACCCTGCTTGCGTCGCATCGCGAGTTCTCGAACAACGGCGCCAAGGGCGCGGTGCCCGACAACTACCTGTTCGCTGTCGACAACCCGCTGGTCGTGCCGGTCGACAAGAAGATCCGCATCATTACCACGGCCAACGACGTGATCCACGCCTTCGCCGTGCCGCAGTTCGGCATCAAGCAGGATGCGATTCCCGGCTTCGTGCGCGACACCTGGTTCCGCACCGACACCATCGGCGACTACTACGGGCAGTGTCAGGAACTCTGCGGCAAAGAGCACGCCTACATGCCGATCCACGTGAAGGTGGTGTCGGCCGCCGATTACACGACCTGGGTCGACGGCAAGAAGAAGGAAGCCGCCGCCAAGCTCGACGACCCGACCAAGGTCTGGACGCTGCCCGACATGATGGTGCGTGGCGAGAAAGTGTATGCGGCCAACTGCGCGGCCTGCCACCAGGCCAACGGCAAGGGCGCCGGCCCGATCAAGGCGCTCGACGGCGACGAGAAGGTGCTGGCCACCGACCACGCCATCCAGATTCAGGTGCTGCTCAAGGGCCAGGCCAACGGCGCGATGCCGTCGTGGAAGCAGCTCAGCGACACCGATCTCGCGGCTGTCGCCACTTTCACCAAGAACAGCTGGTCGAACAAGACGGGTCAGATCGTGCAGCCGGCCGAAGTGCTGGCGCAGCGCGGCAAGTAAGCCGCGCGTCACCACGAAGAAATCGCAAGGAATACCAAGATGAGCGCAGTTCTCGATCCCCACGGCCACGCACACGGCCATGACGACCATGGTCACGACGACCACCACGCTGCGCCCACCGGCTGGCGCCGCTGGGTGTTCGCGACCAACCACAAGGACATCGGCACGCTGTACCTGCTGTTCAGCTTCACCATGTTGATGATCGGCGGCGTCCTGGCGCTGCTGATCCGCGCCGAGCTGTTTCAGCCCGGCCTGCAACTGGTGAACCCCGAGCTGTTCAACCAGTTCACCACGATGCACGGCCTGATCATGGTGTTCGGCGCGATCATGCCGGCCTTCGTCGGCTTCGCGAACTGGATGATCCCGCTGCAGATCGGCGCGTCGGACATGGCGTTCGCGCGCATGAACAACTTCAGCTTCTGGCTGCTGATTCCGGCCGCGCTGATGCTGGCGGGTTCGTTCTTCATGCCGGGCGGCGCACCGGCAGCCGGCTGGACGCTTTACGCGCCGCTGACGCTGCAGATGGGCCCCTCGATGGACGCCGGCATCTTCGCGATGCACATCATGGGTGCCTCGTCGATCATGGGCTCGATCAACATCATCGTGACCATCCTCAACATGCGCGCCCCCGGCATGACGCTGATGAAGATGCCGATGTTCTCCTGGACCTGGCTGATCACGGCCTACCTGCTGATCGCGGTCATGCCCGTGCTGGCCGGCGCCATCACCATGACGCTGACCGACCGCCATTTCGGCACCAGTTTCTTCAATCCGGCCGGCGGCGGCGACCCGGTGATGTACCAGCACATCTTCTGGTTCTTCGGCCACCCCGAGGTCTACATCATGATCCTGCCGGCCTTCGGCATCATCAGCCAGGTTGTGCCGGCTTTCGCCCGCAAGCGCCTGTTCGGCTATGCATCGATGGTCTACGCGACCTCGTCGATCGCGATCCTCTCTTTCATCGTGTGGGCGCACCACATGTTCACGACCGGCATGCCGCTCACCGGTCAGCTGTTCTTCATGTACGCGACGATGCTGATCGCGGTGCCCACGGCTGTGAAGGTGTTCAACTGGATCGCGACGATGTGGCAGGGCTCGATGACCTTCGAGACGCCGATGCTGTTCGCGGTCGGCTTCATCTTCGTGTTCACGATGGGGGGCTTCACCGGTCTGATCCTCGCGATCGCGCCGATCGACACGCAGTTGCAGGACACGTACTACGTGGTGGCCCACTTCCACTACGTGCTGGTGGCCGGATCCCTGTTCGCGATGTTCTCCGGCTTCTATTACTGGTCGCCCAAGTGGACCGGCGTGATGTACAACGAAACGCGCGGCAAGGTCCACTTCTGGTGGTCGCTGATTTCGTTCAATGTCACCTTTTTTCCGATGCACTTCCTGGGGCTTGCCGGCATGCCGCGTCGCTATGCCGACTACCCGATGCAGTTCGCCGACTTCAACGCGCTCGCGTCCATCGGCGCCTTCTTCTTCGGCTTCGCGCAGGTCTACTTCTTCCTGTTCATCGTGCTGCCCACCATGATGGGCAAGGGCGAAAAGGCACCTCAGAAGCCTTGGGAAGCTGCCGAAGGCCTGGAATGGGAAGTGCCGTCGCCGGCGCCTTTCCATACCTTCGAAACGCCGCCGCGCCTCGACGCGACCGCGACCAAGGTCATCGGCTGATCGCGCGCACCGTGACACCCGAACAAAAGAAGGCCAATCGACGCATGGGGCTCACGCTGGCCTCCATCGCCGTGCTGTTCTTCATCGGTTTCCTCGTGCGCATGGTCGTGGTCGGACGTTGACGGCACCATGAGCCTCGGTCTCCGTATTCGTCGCGCAAACGCCCGCATGGTCGGCAAGCTGGCCATCGTGGCGGTCGGTATGTTCGCGTTCGGCTATGCGCTGGTGCCGCTGTACCGAGCCATCTGCGAGATGACCGGTATCAATGTGCTGGCCTTGTCCGAGCTCGAAGTGCCTGGCGGTGCGAAGGGCGGCAAAAAAGTCAGCCTGCCGGACAACACGCAGGTCGACCTGACCCGCACGATCACGATCGAGTTCGATGCGAACGTGCGCGGTCTGTGGGATTTCAAGCCCGCGCAAAGTTCGATGCAGGTGCACCCCGGCCAACTCAATACTGTGATGTACGAGTTCCAGAACGTGCAGAACCGGCGCATGGCAGCCCAGGCCATTCCAAGCTACGCACCGCAGCAGGCCGCGCCGTACTTCAACAAGCTCGAATGCTTCTGCTTCAACCAGTACACGCTGGACGCCGGCGAGAAGAAGCAGTGGCCGGTCGCGTTCGTGATCGACCCGAAGATTTCGAAGGACGTGAAGACGATCACGTTGTCGTACACGTTCTTCGAAGTGGGCGGCAAGACGCCGCCCGCACCGGTCGCCGCAGCGCCGATCCCTCCCGGGCCGCGCTCATGAGTACCGAGGCGCCTCGCAAGGGCTCGCTGCTGGGCACCATCAAGGCGGTCGGCTGGTCGTTTTTCGGGGTGCGAAAGAACAGCGCCTACCAAAACGATGTGGCCAAACTGAATCCGCTGCACATCATCGCGGTGGCTTTTGTCGGTGTAATCGTTTTTGTCGGCGGACTCATCCTGCTGGTCCGCTATGTGGTCGCGCCCTGAGGCGCCACTTTGAAGAATCTGAATCGAGAGAAGAAAGCCAGGAGCTGATATGACTTCAACCACCCACGGCACCACGCCCTACTACTTCGTGCCCGGCCCATCGGCCTATCCGGTGCTGGCGTCCATCGGCCTGTTCTTCGTGATCCTCGGCGCGGGGCAGTGGATCAATGCCCACGCCTGGGGCGCCTATTCGCTGGCTGCCGGCATGGTGATCTGGCTGGGCACCTTGTTCGCCTGGTTTCGCGAGTCCATTGCGGAAAGCGAAAGCGGCCAGTACGGCCACAAGATCGACCTGTCGTTCCGCTGGAGCATGAGCTGGTTCATCTTTTCGGAAGTGATGTTCTTCGGCGCGTTCTTCACCGCACTCTGGTGGACGCGTACCCATTCGCTGCCCGCACTCGGCAGCCTCGACAACGCCCTGCTCTGGCCCGACTTCAAGGCCGTGTGGCCCAGCATGGCCGCCGGCGCGACCGGCTCGCCAGCCGGCATCGTGGAGCCGTTCCAGACCGTCGGTCCGTTCTGGCTGCCGACCATCAACACCGCGCTGCTGCTGAGTTCGGGCGTGACGCTCACGATCGCTCACCACGCGCTGCGTGCCGATCACCGCGCCCAGTGCATCCGTTTCATGTGGCTGACGGTGCTGCTCGGCGTCGTGTTCCTCGGCGTGCAGGGCTATGAATACCACCATCTCTACACCGAGCTGAACCTGAAGCTGACCTCCGGCGCCTACGGCTCCACGTTCTTCATGCTCACCGGGTTCCATGGCCTGCATGTGTTCATCGGCATGTTGATGCTGTTTTTCATCACGCTGCGCCTGCAAAAGGGGCACTTCACGCCGGAGCGCCATTTCGGCTTCGAAGGTGCCGCCTGGTACTGGCACTTCGTCGACGTCGTCTGGCTCGGGCTCTACATCCTGGTTTATTGGCTTTGAGCGGGAAAAACGGCACCACAAAAAAGCGCCGCAAGGCGCTTTTTTCATGGCTCGGCGGCGGCGATACCGAACGGCAAGCGCTACTTGCCAACCGGAAGGCCCCCTGGCTGGATGTACCCGAGTTTCCAGGCAATCAGGACGCAGAGGAACAAAAGCACCGACAGGCCAATCCGAACGGTGAGCGCGCGCGCCATGCCGCCGCTCTTCGCGCGGCCGTCCCGACCGTCTTTCAGCAAGAAGAACAGCGCAAACCCAAGGCTTCCCAGGATGCCCACGAACGCCAGGCCAATGACATATTTCATGGCGCTCATTATCGACCGGCCGGCTCGCCGCTTGTCATGACCGGCGCCCCCAAGAGCCGTTTTTGGATCGTCACGGTCGCGACCTTCCTGACCATCGCCGCGACGGCGTCGCTCGGACGGTGGCAGCTTTCGCGCGCTGCGCAAAAAGAAGCGCTGCAGGCTTCCATCAATGCCCAGGCGCAGCGCCCCGCGCTCGATCAGCTCACATTTCTCGCGACTGCCAAGGTCGACGGGATGTTGCATCGCCCCGTGCAGTTGCGCGGCCTGTGGCTCGGGTCGCAGACGGTCTATCTCGACAATCGGCAGATGCGCGGCGTGCCGGGGTTTTACGTGGTGACGCCGCTCGCGCTCGAAGGCAGCGACCAGACCGTCCTGGTGCAGCGTGGTTGGATCCAACGCAATTTCGAGAACCGCACGCAATTGCAACCGATCCAGACGCCGGCCGGTCTGGTCGATGTCGTCGGGCGTATCGAGTTGCCGCCGTCGCACCTGCTCGAGCTGGGCACGTCGAAGACGGCCGTCCCGGCACCGACAGCCGATGGCAGGCCGCCTGCCGAAGGGCTTTCGTCCATCCGGCAAAATCTCGACTTTGAAGCGTTTCGCGCTGAAACCGGATTGCCGCTGCGGACCGACGTGTCGCTGCAGCAAACCGGCGGGCCCTCCGAAGGGCTGCAGCGCGACTGGCCGGCGCCTGCTCTGGGGGTCGAACGGCACTACGGCTACGCGTTCCAGTGGTTCGGCCTCGCAGTCCTCGTCGCATTTCTCTATGTCTGGTTTCAATTCATCGCGCCCCGGCGCAAGGCCCGGCGTGAACCCGGCGCACGTCATGGCTGACGAACCGCTGGGCCTGACCGTGCACTCGATGCCGTCGCCGCAACAGTCGATCGACGGCAGCGCGGTGCGACGCACGACGACGGGGCGCTGGAAGATGGTGGCCGTCATGGTGTGTTGCGCCGCGCCCGTCATCGCTTCCTATTTCACCTACTACGTGATTCGACCGGAGGGTCGCAGCGTGTACGGGGAACTGATCGATCCGCAGCGCCCCGTGCCCGCACTGACTGCGACCGCGCGCGACGGCCAGCCGGTCGACGTGCGATCGCTCAAAGGCCAATGGCTTCTGGTGACGGTGGCCGGCGGCGCCTGCAATGCGCTGTGCGAGCAACAGCTCTACTTTGAACGTCAACTGCGCGAAAGCCTCGGCCGCGAAAAGGACAGGCTCGACCGCGTCTGGCTCGTCAGCGATGCCGCGCCGATCCCGACGAGCCTCGACAACGGCT
Proteins encoded:
- the coxB gene encoding cytochrome c oxidase subunit II is translated as MKSIWRNIHRPANLLLAASAVFSGAAHAVNDLAGGPSVRQLNMPVGVTKIAQEQHFLHTVMMILCTVIFIAVFAVMFYSIWKHRKSVGHKAANFHESVVVEVIWTIVPFLIVIVMALPATKVLVAQKDTTNADLTIKATGYQWKWGYDYLKGEGEGLGFVSTLLASHREFSNNGAKGAVPDNYLFAVDNPLVVPVDKKIRIITTANDVIHAFAVPQFGIKQDAIPGFVRDTWFRTDTIGDYYGQCQELCGKEHAYMPIHVKVVSAADYTTWVDGKKKEAAAKLDDPTKVWTLPDMMVRGEKVYAANCAACHQANGKGAGPIKALDGDEKVLATDHAIQIQVLLKGQANGAMPSWKQLSDTDLAAVATFTKNSWSNKTGQIVQPAEVLAQRGK
- a CDS encoding cytochrome c oxidase subunit 3, with the translated sequence MTSTTHGTTPYYFVPGPSAYPVLASIGLFFVILGAGQWINAHAWGAYSLAAGMVIWLGTLFAWFRESIAESESGQYGHKIDLSFRWSMSWFIFSEVMFFGAFFTALWWTRTHSLPALGSLDNALLWPDFKAVWPSMAAGATGSPAGIVEPFQTVGPFWLPTINTALLLSSGVTLTIAHHALRADHRAQCIRFMWLTVLLGVVFLGVQGYEYHHLYTELNLKLTSGAYGSTFFMLTGFHGLHVFIGMLMLFFITLRLQKGHFTPERHFGFEGAAWYWHFVDVVWLGLYILVYWL
- the ctaD gene encoding cytochrome c oxidase subunit I; the encoded protein is MSAVLDPHGHAHGHDDHGHDDHHAAPTGWRRWVFATNHKDIGTLYLLFSFTMLMIGGVLALLIRAELFQPGLQLVNPELFNQFTTMHGLIMVFGAIMPAFVGFANWMIPLQIGASDMAFARMNNFSFWLLIPAALMLAGSFFMPGGAPAAGWTLYAPLTLQMGPSMDAGIFAMHIMGASSIMGSINIIVTILNMRAPGMTLMKMPMFSWTWLITAYLLIAVMPVLAGAITMTLTDRHFGTSFFNPAGGGDPVMYQHIFWFFGHPEVYIMILPAFGIISQVVPAFARKRLFGYASMVYATSSIAILSFIVWAHHMFTTGMPLTGQLFFMYATMLIAVPTAVKVFNWIATMWQGSMTFETPMLFAVGFIFVFTMGGFTGLILAIAPIDTQLQDTYYVVAHFHYVLVAGSLFAMFSGFYYWSPKWTGVMYNETRGKVHFWWSLISFNVTFFPMHFLGLAGMPRRYADYPMQFADFNALASIGAFFFGFAQVYFFLFIVLPTMMGKGEKAPQKPWEAAEGLEWEVPSPAPFHTFETPPRLDATATKVIG
- a CDS encoding methyltransferase domain-containing protein; protein product: MTQRPPTIDPAAAARWARAAPADGSPWLHEEIGRRMEDRLQWITAEPASWADWAPLRGGLVAHAMVARRYPRATTFVVEPDAALADRTTARLAAPWWSARRWQGGNARFDALPDDGVDLLWANMALHMAADPEALIAQWHRSVAVDGFLMFSCLGPDTVRELRDLYARHGWPPAGHAFTDMHDWGDMLVGAGFAEPIMDMERIVLTWATPEAALAELRTLGRNLHPARFAQLRGKGWRGRLGTALGELEGHGDNAGRITLTFEIIYGHAFKPSPRVALSPQSAVSLRDMRAMLHRGR
- a CDS encoding cytochrome c oxidase assembly protein, which produces MSLGLRIRRANARMVGKLAIVAVGMFAFGYALVPLYRAICEMTGINVLALSELEVPGGAKGGKKVSLPDNTQVDLTRTITIEFDANVRGLWDFKPAQSSMQVHPGQLNTVMYEFQNVQNRRMAAQAIPSYAPQQAAPYFNKLECFCFNQYTLDAGEKKQWPVAFVIDPKISKDVKTITLSYTFFEVGGKTPPAPVAAAPIPPGPRS
- a CDS encoding twin transmembrane helix small protein, which gives rise to MKYVIGLAFVGILGSLGFALFFLLKDGRDGRAKSGGMARALTVRIGLSVLLFLCVLIAWKLGYIQPGGLPVGK
- a CDS encoding MaoC family dehydratase — protein: MKKTFQTLGDLAACVGQDVATSDWITVTQAQVNQFAEATGDHQWIHVDVERATAGPFGAPIAHGFLTLSLLPKIFEGAVEVVESRMGVNYGLNRVRFMSPVPVGSRLRGHIKLLSSEPVANDGVQMVWETTIELEGAPKPACIAESVVRRYP
- a CDS encoding SURF1 family protein; amino-acid sequence: MTGAPKSRFWIVTVATFLTIAATASLGRWQLSRAAQKEALQASINAQAQRPALDQLTFLATAKVDGMLHRPVQLRGLWLGSQTVYLDNRQMRGVPGFYVVTPLALEGSDQTVLVQRGWIQRNFENRTQLQPIQTPAGLVDVVGRIELPPSHLLELGTSKTAVPAPTADGRPPAEGLSSIRQNLDFEAFRAETGLPLRTDVSLQQTGGPSEGLQRDWPAPALGVERHYGYAFQWFGLAVLVAFLYVWFQFIAPRRKARREPGARHG
- a CDS encoding tRNA (cytidine(34)-2'-O)-methyltransferase translates to MFHIVLVEPEIPPNTGNVIRLAANTGCMLHLVEPLGFSMDDRLLRRAGLDYHEYAEVRRHAGWGALLTTESPPPDRLFAMTTRGTRTVHEVAFAAGDWLVFGSETRGLDPALRDRFPGPQRLRLPMREGQRSLNLSNAVAVTVFEAWRQIDFA
- a CDS encoding LysR family transcriptional regulator gives rise to the protein MDRLLSMRVFQRVIDDGGFAAAARSLELSPAAVTRLIGDLESHLGARLVQRTTRKISLTDAGQRYLESVRGILREIDDAEAAAVASTRELQGTLHILSTPVLATHLLAPRIARWREMHPGVTLDIVVDPFPQHRVEAFDVSFLLLEDGIDLNVVARPLAHTDLIVCASPRYVKRAGTPLRPEDLANHQYLKFPWQQSTGHSARRFRLQSRDGSEATVEIDMPVAVQSASFDVLYRATLEGAGVAALSTALVAPHIESGALVHLLPDWIFGRFTIYAALPSRKLLPARTRAFLDFLSAPAPAPARRAPAPSTPNSNRTGG
- a CDS encoding DUF2244 domain-containing protein, which encodes MSNSVFRFATVSGQSIHWFLKRNCSVTPSQLVWLYASLCVVSLGIGTVFWLNGAPLVLPFAWLELAAVGFAFMLYARHATDGEKIALQGGRLVVELENGGHYERAEFLPHQVRIEPQDGDRSLIEVSGQGRSVKVGRYVRPELRAALAREIRMALRGA
- a CDS encoding DUF2970 domain-containing protein, with translation MSTEAPRKGSLLGTIKAVGWSFFGVRKNSAYQNDVAKLNPLHIIAVAFVGVIVFVGGLILLVRYVVAP
- a CDS encoding cytochrome oxidase small assembly protein, yielding MTPEQKKANRRMGLTLASIAVLFFIGFLVRMVVVGR
- a CDS encoding ComF family protein — encoded protein: MLRLWINRPFAAWLAHLPSQCVVCRAWPSRPVCDACVSRFAPPTDRCGTCALPVPPGVLCCGECVRQAPPLDACLAACAYAWPWPDCIAQFKFRAEPGWAGPLATLMRSAPWVEPALERCDLVLPMPLSRERLRERGFNQALELARRLSPGKTDARLLLRTRETPAQSDLTRAERLRNLRGAFALEPLRAEAVRDRRIVLVDDVMTSGASLFSAAQVLRAAGATHITAVVLARTPLPG